CTTTCAAAAACGAGTTCGGGGGTGTAGCGCAGTTTAAGGCGCGCGCCGATCTCCCGGCGGAGAAAACCGGAGGCCGCAGCCAGTCCGGCGAATATCTCAGACTTCTCTTCCTCGGTGCCCATCGCGCTGACAAACACCTTGGCATGGGTTAGATCCGGGGAAATATTGACTTCTGTAATGCTGATGATCCCTTTGATTCGGGGATCATTAACCTGATGGGTCAGCAAGTCGCTGATCTCCCGACGAATAGCGTGATTGACCTGCTTCTGTCGGCGGCTCATTGTTTTTCCTTGCGATAGAACTCCAAAATATCACCGATGA
The sequence above is drawn from the Dehalococcoidia bacterium genome and encodes:
- the rbfA gene encoding 30S ribosome-binding factor RbfA codes for the protein MSRRQKQVNHAIRREISDLLTHQVNDPRIKGIISITEVNISPDLTHAKVFVSAMGTEEEKSEIFAGLAAASGFLRREIGARLKLRYTPELVFERDDSIEKGDHLLQLIDRVVTNPPDK